In a single window of the Scyliorhinus canicula chromosome 1, sScyCan1.1, whole genome shotgun sequence genome:
- the cldn23l gene encoding claudin-23 isoform X2 — protein sequence MRTPAPMIIGIVSAPVGLVLVFVAVLTPQWRQGPINLGKNTAVKSDGLWESCLELQDTKQCWPVTTVYQRDEIVQWSRALMLSSLLVCGMGIIVASVGIRCWMDFPLRNVAGASGVVIILAGSLCITPLTLYMTSMQEISPDTHTQYQSGSSLYFGWAGSCIEIFGGIALALSFTCPTFERCRQSGQNAKRPNEVDY from the coding sequence ATGCGGACTCCAGCTCCAATGATCATCGGGATTGTCAGTGCTCCTGTTGGGCTGGTCTTGGTGTTTGTGGCTGTGTTAACCCCGCAGTGGCGCCAAGGGCCCATTAACTTGGGGAAAAATACAGCCGTGAAGTCTGATGGTTTGTGGGAGTCGTGCCTGGAACTGCAAGACACTAAACAGTGCTGGCCGGTGACCACAGTGTATCAGCGAGACGAGATTGTGCAGTGGTCCAGGGCCCTCATGCTGAGCTCCCTCCTGGTGTGTGGAATGGGGATCATTGTGGCCAGTGTAGGCATACGCTGCTGGATGGACTTCCCACTTCGAAATGTAGCAGGGGCCAGTGGAGTCGTCATTATCCTGGCTGGATCTCTGTGCATCACCCCACTTACTCTCTACATGACTTCCATGCAAGAAATCAGTCCCGACACTCACACCCAGTACCAAAGTGGGAGCTCGCTGTACTTTGGCTGGGCAGGAAGTTGCATTGAGATCTTTGGAGGAATAGCCCTTGCCTTGAGTTTCACCTGTCCAACGTTTGAGAGATGTAGACAGTCAGGACAAAATGCCAAAAGACCAAATGAGGTTGATTACTAG